One Saccharomycodes ludwigii strain NBRC 1722 chromosome VI, whole genome shotgun sequence DNA segment encodes these proteins:
- the PKH3 gene encoding protein kinase PKH3 (similar to Saccharomyces cerevisiae YDR466W | PKH3 | Pkb-activating Kinase Homolog): MNGDYINPHNKMTPMHSPSSSYTSNTLTNPTIIKKFSPRDFIFLEKLGQGSYSTVYKAKLKRTTKAQQQQMKYYYSDTKLYAIKVCSKKHIIQERKVKYVASEKDTLNMLISIQKHPGIVNLHYTFHDEENLYFVLDYIPGGELFSLIYKYGTFNESMSKHFTCQLVDALDFLHSNKVIHRDLKPENILIGKTGKLLITDFGAAANINDREYATSFVGTSEYVSPELLLYNKCSYPADIWALGCILYQFQQGVPPFRGVNELATFELIVKLKYAYVKPVPVIIKDLISKILVIDSQKRLTISQIKQHKWFEDVNWNDKRKIWKGIWENQKQIYMGNSVNSNIKNLPIKRKKPVKISNTTSSVVEWRRQLGIVPKDNNGHNGVGSNHTSPTKTNLADNNIFDMNQHIAKSAALATMNINNTNSNIAMEMLTKVSTKPIIQAQAIPKPMSLYAGNSVNNSNTNVGLGTPFTFDNNGTSNTTPVIVNNNTGSNKLMSSPNTYNTVVHSPLRIKLPNSTKIAQKTASPTNTGAGDSPLQIAKRGIINVVEIPAKKEYVNNNDNKIDFDGYSMKLMDYNKGGEILLDFINKNGNQIIDRSRRMILSIYKNGSISLEYCSNDPKQFNNDNTNNGNTKKIMGNVLDDDLSVYNYQGDDDNINVLILEKNKYMIWIISLIEVDWIKCMQRIRELNQKSSDNTSSNVNTGSLIRPSEKSSNSDSVMPNVANSVPTKVRATAVVTSNNNNTPNNSVASTNTTPAPLHRHPYHNIISST, from the coding sequence atGAATGGTGATTATATAAATCCTCATAACAAAATGACACCCATGCACTCACCATCCTCGTCGTACACTTCTAATACCCTTACCAATCCAactataataaagaaattttcCCCAAGagattttatatttttagaaaaattggGACAAGGCTCCTATTCCACAGTCTATAAGGCGAAACTGAAAAGAACGACAAAAGCACAGCAGCAGCAAATGAAGTACTATTATTCAGACACTAAACTCTATGCTATTAAAGTTTGTTCTAAAAAGCATATAATACAGGAACGCAAAGTTAAATATGTGGCCAGTGAGAAAGATACTTTAAATATGTTAATTTCAATACAAAAACATCCAGGTATAGTCAATTTACATTATACTTTCCATGATGAGGAAAATctctattttgttttagatTATATCCCAGGGGGCGAACTGTTCTCATTGATTTACAAATATGGAACTTTTAATGAGTCAATGAGTAAGCATTTTACCTGTCAGTTGGTTGATGCTTTAGATTTTTTACATTCAAATAAGGTAATACATAGAGATTTAAAACCGGAAAATATACTTATAGGGAAGACTGGGAAATTGTTAATAACTGATTTTGGTGCGGCTGCTAACATTAATGATAGGGAATATGCCACCTCATTTGTTGGTACTTCAGAATACGTATCACCAGAGCTTTTactttataataaatgttCATATCCCGCAGATATTTGGGCTCTAGGCTGTATACTATATCAATTCCAACAGGGAGTGCCTCCTTTCAGAGGTGTAAATGAGTTAGCTACTTTTGAACTGattgtaaaattaaaatatgcGTATGTGAAACCCGTACCTGTTATAATCAAGGACTTAATATCCAAAATACTAGTGATAGATTCACAAAAGAGATTGACTATATCACAGATAAAGCAACACAAGTGGTTTGAAGATGTGAATTGGAATGACAAAAGGAAGATATGGAAGGGGATATGGgaaaatcaaaaacaaatatatatgggCAATAGTGTCAATTCTAATATCAAGAATTTACccataaaaagaaagaaacctgttaaaatatcaaatactACAAGTAGTGTGGTAGAATGGAGAAGACAATTGGGGATAGTGCCGAAGGACAATAATGGTCACAATGGTGTTGGTAGTAACCATACAAGTCCCACAAAAACTAATTTAGcggataataatatatttgatatgAATCAACATATTGCTAAATCAGCTGCGCTAGCTACGATGAATATAAACAATACAAACAGCAATATAGCAATGGAAATGTTGACGAAGGTATCTACGAAACCGATTATACAAGCACAGGCGATTCCAAAACCGATGTCCTTATACGCGGGTAACAGCGTTAACAACAGTAACACAAATGTCGGGTTGGGGACACCATTTACATTTGATAATAACGGAACATCAAACACAACTCCTGTCATTGTAAACAATAACACTGGTAGTAATAAATTGATGAGCTCACCCAACACTTACAATACAGTGGTCCATTCCCCattaagaataaaattaccgaattcaacaaaaattgCCCAGAAAACAGCATCGCCAACAAATACTGGTGCCGGTGATTCGCCTTTGCAAATTGCTAAAAGAGGAATAATCAATGTAGTTGAAATACCggcaaaaaaagaatatgtgaataataatgataacaaaATAGATTTTGATGGTTATTCAATGAAATTAATGGATTATAACAAGGGTGGAGAAATACTATTGGATttcattaacaaaaatggGAATCAGATAATTGATAGATCGCGTAGAATGATATTGagtatttataaaaatggtaGTATTTCATTGGAATACTGTTCGAATGATCCGAAACAGTttaacaatgataatactaACAATGGTAAcacaaaaaagataatgGGAAATGTTTTAGATGATGATCTATCTGTATACAATTACCAAGGTGATGACgataatataaatgtattaattttggaaaagaataaatatatgatttGGATAATAAGTTTAATCGAAGTTGATTGGATCAAGTGTATGCAAAGGATCAGAGAATTGAACCAAAAAAGTAGTGACAACACTAGTAGCAATGTTAATACTGGGAGCTTGATTAGGCCAAGTGAAAAAAGTTCAAACAGTGATTCTGTTATGCCAAATGTTGCCAATAGCGTGCCAACAAAAGTCCGTGCTACTGCTGTTGTTACtagcaacaataacaatacccCAAATAACAGCGTTGCTAGTACCAATACAACTCCAGCACCGTTGCATAGACATCCATATCATAATATCATATCATCGACGTGa
- the TDA3 gene encoding Tda3p (similar to Saccharomyces cerevisiae YHR009C | TDA3 | Topoisomerase I Damage Affected), translated as MSTFVDDIEFKKNPDPKINEKEKHIVIVGAGIIGVCTAYYLTRHPSFDSKKHHITILESKRVAGGASGKAGGLLATWAFPQQIVPYSFQLHQELSDEYNGETNWDYRRLTTVSLEADVQEDNGSSESRTNSEKEEEGKYSLSVPPPSKKKRHDSNNDNSSITSSGSNTSSSTSSYSDPDSSSFSDSLSFIEEDDNRMNRQITENLRQDISPPQQKQQQQQQQNNEGNNGTSSSGMTNSNPLPDDLTWIKKNLIKDWSSLGGTDSTAQVHPYKFTHFLLKQAMETGSVDLILGKVQKILFDSDSGVAKGCTYIPTDDDDDNDDDDGANVSPRTEIDISATHIILCMGPWTSKLLPDCPISGLRAHSITIKPSTGTVSPYAIFTELQTGPNQFFSPEMYARKDEVYVCGEGDTLVSLPESSDDVEVVKSKCDELYYYVSKLSPHLSDGHILKRQACYLPVLNVPTSSGPLIGETNVGQLYVGSGHSCWGINNAPATGKVLAELLYDGVASCCDISALDPSLYFDASVFD; from the coding sequence ATGTCTACATTTGTTGATGACATTGAATTTAAGAAAAATCCAGATCCCAAAATcaatgaaaaggaaaaacatATAGTCATTGTGGGTGCAGGTATTATTGGTGTGTGCACTGCCTATTATTTAACCAGACACCCAAGTTTTGATTCCAAGAAACACCACATTACTATTCTGGAAAGTAAAAGAGTAGCTGGTGGTGCTAGTGGTAAAGCTGGTGGTTTACTAGCCACCTGGGCTTTTCCGCAACAAATTGTTCCATATTCCTTCCAATTGCACCAAGAGCTAAGTGATGAATACAACGGTGAAACTAACTGGGACTACAGAAGATTAACCACCGTTTCATTAGAAGCTGATGTACAGGAAGATAATGGTTCTTCTGAAAGTAGAACTAACAGcgaaaaagaagaggaggGAAAATATAGTTTGAGTGTTCCCCCTCcttctaaaaaaaagagacaTGATAGTAACAATGACAACTCATCGATCACTTCTTCTGGCTCTAATACTTCTAGCAGTACTAGTTCCTATTCAGATCCAGACTCTAGTAGCTTTAGTGACAGCTTATCATTTATAGAGGAAGATGACAATAGAATGAATAGGCAAATTACAGAAAATCTTCGTCAAGACATATCACCACCTCAACAGAAacagcagcaacagcaacagcaaaatAATGAAGGTAACAATGGTACTTCCAGTAGTGGTATGACTAACAGTAATCCCTTGCCAGATGATTTGACttggattaaaaaaaatttaataaaagattggTCTAGCTTGGGTGGTACCGACTCTACTGCTCAAGTTCATCCCTATAAATTCACACATTTTCTACTAAAACAAGCTATGGAGACAGGTAGCGTGGATTTAATCTTGGGTAAGgtccaaaaaatattatttgattcTGACTCCGGTGTGGCCAAGGGTTGTACTTATATACCGAccgatgatgatgacgataatgatgatgatgatggaGCTAATGTATCACCACGTACCGAGATAGACATATCTGCCACCCACATCATATTGTGCATGGGTCCATGGACTTCCAAACTATTACCCGATTGTCCTATCTCCGGATTAAGAGCACATTCTATCACAATAAAGCCAAGCACGGGTACTGTTTCTCCATACGCTATATTCACTGAACTACAAACCGGCCCTAATCAATTTTTCTCTCCTGAGATGTATGCTAGAAAGGATGAAGTCTATGTTTGTGGTGAGGGGGATACACTGGTATCTTTGCCTGAGTCATCTGATGATGTAGAGGTAGTCAAATCTAAATGTGAtgaattatattattatgtaaGCAAATTGTCCCCTCATTTGAGTGATGGtcatattttgaaaagacAAGCTTGTTATTTACCTGTTTTAAATGTTCCAACCAGTAGTGGTCCATTAATAGGTGAAACTAACGTTGGTCAATTGTATGTTGGTTCAGGGCACTCATGTTGGGGTATTAATAATGCGCCTGCCACAGGTAAAGTTTTAGCTGAATTGTTGTACGATGGTGTAGCTTCTTGTTGCGATATTAGTGCTTTAGATCCAAGTTTGTATTTTGATGCAAGTGTATTTGATTAA
- the SOD2 gene encoding superoxide dismutase SOD2 (similar to Saccharomyces cerevisiae YHR008C | SOD2 | SuperOxide Dismutase), giving the protein MFKSVLSKQSRAIAATTTFKRTKVTLPELKWDFGALEPFISGQINKIHYTKHHQTYVNGLNTNTEKFEELYSKLDTDPVKIAQQLHAVQQQIKFHSGGYINHCLFWANLAPQSQGGGEFSAQSPLGKKVTEQFGSLENLQSLINAKLAGVQGVGWAFLCYNKDSKSLELISTYNQDTVTGNLKPLLAIDAWEHAYYLQYQNRKVEYFKAIWNVINWAEVAKRYEESLVL; this is encoded by the coding sequence ATGTTCAAATCCGTTTTATCCAAACAATCTAGAGCTATCGCCGCTACTACTACTTTCAAGAGAACTAAAGTCACCTTACCAGAATTGAAATGGGACTTTGGTGCTTTAGAACCATTCATTTCAGGTcaaattaacaaaatacaTTACACTAAGCACCACCAAACTTATGTTAATGGTttaaatactaatactgaaaaatttgaagaaTTATATTCTAAATTAGACACCGACCCTGTGAAAATTGCTCAACAATTACACGCTgttcaacaacaaattaaGTTTCACAGCGGTGGATACATCAACCATTGTTTGTTTTGGGCTAACCTAGCTCCACAATCTCAAGGTGGTGGTGAATTTTCTGCACAATCTCCATTGGGTAAAAAAGTTACAGAGCAATTTGGttctttggaaaatttgCAAAGTTTGATTAATGCCAAATTGGCTGGTGTTCAAGGTGTTGGCTGGGCCTTTTTATGTTATAACAAGGATTCAAAAAGCTTAGAATTGATTTCTACTTATAACCAAGATACTGTCACTGGTAATTTGAAACCATTGCTAGCTATTGATGCTTGGGAGCATGCTTATTACTTACAATACCAAAACAGAAAGGTTGAATATTTCAAAGCCATCTGGAATGTAATCAACTGGGCCGAAGTTGCTAAGAGATATGAAGAATCTCTAGTCTTGTAA